Within the Clostridium scatologenes genome, the region GGAATACAAGCTGATAGAGGTAAAGTAATAGTTAATGAGTATCTAGAAACTAATATAGAAGGAATTTATGCTATAGGTGATTTAACTATAAGTCCTGATTTAGCTCATGTAGCTTCAAGACAAGGTATTGTAGCTGTAGAAAATGCTATATTAGATAAAAAGAAGAAGATGAGCTATAAAGCTGTACCAGGCTGTGTGTTCACAGAACCAGAAGTTGCTTCTGTTGGAATGAAAGAAAAGCAAGCTAAAGAAGCTGGTATAAATTATAAAGTAGGAAAATTTGATTTCAGAGGATTAGGAAAAGCTCAAGCTATGGGTAAATTACAAGGTTTTGTAAAAGTAATTACAGATGAAAAAGATGTAATTATTGGAGCTGCTATAATCGGAGAACGTGCAGCAGATATGCTTGGGGAATTAACAGTAGCTTGTGAACTTGGATTAACAGCAGAACAAGTAGGAGAAGTGATTCATCCACATCCAACTTTATGTGAAGGAATTATGGAAGCACTTCATGATGTTCATAAACAATGTGTTCATTCAGTAGAGTAAAGAATAGGACTTAGAAGCCCTATACATGACAATAGAAGGAGGTTATACAATGGCATATAAAATAGCTGTAGCAGGAAAAGGTGGAACTGGTAAAACTACATTAACAGGATTGTTAATAGATTATCTTGTAAAAAAAGGAGAAAAACCAATACTAGCTGTAGATGCTGATGCAAATGCTAATTTAAATGAAGTTTTAGGTGAAGAAGTAGAAGAAACTATAGGGGATATAAAAGAAGATGTAAACCAAAAATCACTTGAAGGTAATAAATTTCCGGGAGGCATGTTAAAAGCTGATTACTTAAAATACAAATTAAATACATCCATAACGGAAGGCGATGGCTATGACATGATTGTAATGGGAAGATCCCAAGGGCCTGGATGCTATTGTTATGTAAATGGGGTGTTAAAGTCTCAGATAGATTCTTTAGCTGCAAATTATCAATATATAATTATAGATAATGAAGCTGGAATGGAGCATTTGAGCAGGAAGCTAGTTGAGAGTATTGATACATTATTTTTAATAAGCGACTGCTCTAGAAGAGGTATTCAAGCTGTAGGAAGAATAAGAAGGTTAGTTGATGAATTGAAATTAAAAGTAGGCCAAATTTTTCTTATAGTTAATAGAGCTCCAGAAGGCAAAATAAATGATGGAACTATGGAAGAAATAAAAAAACAAGATCTAGATTTATTAGGTGTTGTACCTATGGATTCTACCATTTATGAGTATGATACAAGTGGGAAACCTCTAGTAGATATGCCAGAGGATTCCCCTTCTAAAAAAACACTATATGATATTTTATCAAAAATCCAATTTAATAAATAATTTAAGGAGGCATTAAGTTATGTTCAAAAAGTCAGTACAGAAATTTTCAGGAAAAATTTGTGAAGTAGAAATTGGAACAGGTGAAAAAGCTATAAAATTAGGTGGAGAAAATGTTCTTCCTTTTTATTCCTTCGATGGAAATACAGGAAACGCTCCTAAATTAGGTATGGATATTACAGATGATTTAGAGGGTTGGCCAAAGGCAATATTAGAGCTTTATAAAGATGTATGTAATGACCCAGTTGCTTGGGCAAAGTGTATTGAAGAAAAGTATGCTCCTGATTTTATCTGTTTAAAATTAGATTCAGCAGATCCAAATGGAAAAGATAATTCAGTTGAAGAGTGTGCTAAAACAGCAAAGGCTGTGGTAGAAGCTATAAAAACTCCTCTTGTTGTAGCTGGAACAGGAAATCATGATAAAGATGCTAAGTTATTTGAAAAAATTGCTCAAGAATTAGATGG harbors:
- a CDS encoding AAA family ATPase; protein product: MAYKIAVAGKGGTGKTTLTGLLIDYLVKKGEKPILAVDADANANLNEVLGEEVEETIGDIKEDVNQKSLEGNKFPGGMLKADYLKYKLNTSITEGDGYDMIVMGRSQGPGCYCYVNGVLKSQIDSLAANYQYIIIDNEAGMEHLSRKLVESIDTLFLISDCSRRGIQAVGRIRRLVDELKLKVGQIFLIVNRAPEGKINDGTMEEIKKQDLDLLGVVPMDSTIYEYDTSGKPLVDMPEDSPSKKTLYDILSKIQFNK